A DNA window from Plasmodium vinckei vinckei genome assembly, chromosome: PVVCY_10 contains the following coding sequences:
- a CDS encoding translation initiation factor SUI1, putative: MFKNKVTLSNKNFLGNKDRKKLAIILKSTFNIENDEDINELLDKEDSSICKVQKKKITIYFSKNNPVLVSINNIIFPTVYTLWKFPRIIPCFVIYPPASEFLLRGADLMIPGICKNIEDLDKLKPGVIWGVRVFNNPYIFAVGECCVEFNNNNMKNLYTSKGKCLKLIHTFTDELWKLGSLDIPDISFKNKIIDSVENIVDDFTEFKIYGENNKNVKKKNNNNKINNDAKVEEKNKEKKDEKGKFGWSSDSDIPEVNKSDSEKVTEKENEKTHKGSSNERYLANFYKHFDIILKNKNKETNAQSELKSKNSKAGTTTTASNNNCDKREYIHDLNSMDNDVNLSKENHMDKEDNWEDLEESIASVNNKNSILSEIEDDNFKSEREEPIFSGDENCINKEKDIISEQSDSNKNLKNKKQRNKKNKSERKKKDKHEHNEDDYSNDENGEENKTNEYDRNNNKNCNNIFELKTEQQDKLLLYLFLESIYYITDESLPIDVSGIYSKMTKECSYIHKNKIFLEDLENDNVPYEIINKINKKEINILLDVKKSSYKKLIKFIQHCSKIKLIKIKENRNIVSIVNINKNHSLFSSYKSMDINEKKKCDNENSKNENTVSNSKGAQVLEFYMPSTKTLNIFKHIDKKTEKNTYFTIKELREIFHAYITLNNLQSDKDKRLIKINYDIQAFLSPEKYDNMLPYDIAVNKFISLQQPCYAIVKPNANFDIDPIKIIKGVCPSIHIYSVARMKGKKYVTHITNLYLFYVDLQKFSEQIQKQLACSCSIVISPSTQKEEVLVQGNVVNQIHTILINNYFLPRKYIVLNVK; this comes from the exons ATGTTCAAAAACAAAGTAAcattatcaaataaaaacttCCTGGGTAACAAAGATCGAAAAAA actagccataattttaaaaagcaCATTTAACattgaaaatgatgaagataTTAATGAATTATTAGACAAAGAAGATTCGAGCATTTGTAAAGTacaaaagaagaaaattactatatatttttcaaagaATAATCCTGTTCTAGTtagtattaataatataatttttccaACAGTTTATACCCTATGGAAATTTCCACGTATAATTCCTTGTTTTGTCATATATCCGCCTGCTTCCGAATTTTTACTAAGAGGAGCAGATTTAATGATTCCAggaatatgtaaaaatatagaagatTTAGATAAGCTTAAACCTGGGGTAATATGGGGGGTCAGAGTTTTTAATaatccatatatttttgcagTAGGAGAATGTTGTGttgaatttaataataataatatgaaaaatttatatacctCAAAAGGTAAATgcttaaaattaattcacACATTTACTGATGAATTATGGAAATTAGGGTCCCTTGATATACCAGACATTagtttcaaaaataaaattatagatTCTGTAGAAAATATAGTTGACGATTTTACTGagtttaaaatatatggagaaaataataaaaatgtaaaaaaaaaaaataataataataaaattaataatgatgCCAAagtagaagaaaaaaataaagaaaagaaagATGAAAAGGGAAAATTTGGATGGTCTTCTGATTCTGATATACCTGAAGTTAATAAAAGTGACTCAGAAAAAGTAACagaaaaggaaaatgaaaaaacacATAAGGGCTCGTCTAATGAAAGATATTTAGCAAATTTTTACAAGCattttgatataatattgaaaaataaaaataaagaaacaaaTGCCCAGAGTGAATTAAAATCGAAAAACTCCAAAGCAGGTACAACCACTACTgctagtaataataattgtgATAAAAGGgaatatatacatgatCTTAATTCTATGGACAATGATGTAAATTTAAGTAAAGAAAATCATATGGATAAAGAAGATAATTGGGAAGATCTTGAAGAATCAATAGCCagtgtaaataataaaaattctatATTGTCTGAAATCGAAgatgataattttaaaagcGAAAGGGAAGAACCTATTTTTAGTGGAGAtgaaaattgtataaataaagaaaaagacaTAATTAGTGAACAAAGtgatagtaataaaaatttgaaaaataaaaaacaaagaaacaaaaaaaataaaagtgaaagaaaaaaaaaagacaaacaTGAACATAATGAAGATGATTATTCAAATGATGAGAATGGAGAggaaaacaaaacaaatgaatatgatagaaataataacaaaaattgtaataatatattcgaATTAAAAACAGAACAACAAGATAAActtttattgtatttatttcttgaatcaatttattatattacaGATGAAAGTTTACCAATTGATGTTTCAGGAATTTATAGTAAAATGACAAAAGAATGTTCATACATccacaaaaataaaatatttcttgaAGACcttgaaaatgataatgtaccttatgaaataataaacaaaattaataaaaaagaaataaatatattattagatGTCAAAAAATctagttataaaaaattaataaaatttattcaaCATtgttcaaaaataaaattaataaaaattaaagaaaaccGAAATATTGTTTcaattgtaaatataaataaaaatcactctttattttcttcatataaatctatggatataaatgagaaaaaaaaatgtgataatgaaaatagtaaaaatgaaaatacagTCTCAAATAGTAAAGGAGCACAAGTACTAGAATTTTATATGCCTTCAACAAAaactttaaatatatttaagcatatagataaaaaaacggaaaaaaatacttatTTTACTATAAAAGAATTAAGAGAAATATTTCACGCATATATtactttaaataatttacaatcagataaagataaaagattaataaaaataaattatgatataCAAGCATTTTTATCACCAGAAAAATACGATAATATGTTACCATATGATATTGctgttaataaatttatttccttACAACAACCTTGTTATGCTATAGTTAAACCAAATGCTAATTTTGATATTGAtccaataaaaataataaaaggtGTATGCCCAtctatacatatttattccGTTGCTCGAAtgaaaggaaaaaaatatgtaacaCACATAACTAacctttatttattttatgtagaTCTTCAAAAATTTTCTGAACAAATACAA